From one Streptomyces sp. ICC1 genomic stretch:
- a CDS encoding transglutaminase family protein has protein sequence MELIQEHTDLAVYLAADEAVDHGHPLVQETADALWTATGDAYSYAKTAFEFVRDTIPHSADSGDDRVAWRASDVIGTRNGICYAKAHALTALLRARGIPAGLCYQLLGDDDGSNLAIHGLVALRLPGSADWARVDPRGNKPGVDAQFTLDREQLAFPVRPELGEIDYPELYAAAHPATLKALQESADRPELWRNLPTAL, from the coding sequence ATGGAATTGATCCAGGAGCATACTGACCTTGCCGTCTACTTGGCGGCCGACGAAGCGGTCGATCACGGGCATCCGCTGGTACAAGAGACCGCCGACGCCCTGTGGACGGCCACGGGCGATGCATATTCATACGCCAAGACGGCCTTCGAGTTCGTCCGCGACACCATCCCGCACTCCGCCGACTCCGGAGATGACCGGGTCGCGTGGCGCGCCTCCGACGTCATCGGCACGCGCAACGGCATCTGCTACGCCAAAGCCCACGCGCTGACCGCCCTGCTGCGCGCCCGGGGCATCCCGGCCGGCCTCTGCTACCAGCTCCTCGGCGACGACGACGGGTCGAACCTGGCCATCCACGGGCTCGTCGCGCTGCGCCTGCCCGGCAGTGCCGACTGGGCCCGGGTGGACCCGCGGGGCAACAAGCCCGGTGTGGACGCCCAGTTCACCCTCGACCGCGAACAGCTGGCCTTCCCGGTCCGCCCGGAGCTCGGCGAGATCGACTACCCGGAGCTGTACGCGGCTGCGCACCCGGCCACGCTCAAGGCGCTCCAGGAGTCCGCGGACCGGCCGGAGCTGTGGCGGAACCTGCCGACGGCGCTGTAG
- a CDS encoding low specificity L-threonine aldolase has translation MRTAIRKSQAKTDARRHHDPAVRGFASDNYAGVHPEILAAVALANGGHQVSYGDDEYTEHLQQIFRGHFGPDAQTYPVFNGTGANVTALQALTDRWGAVICAESAHINVDEGGAPERMAGLKLLTVPTPDGKLTPELIDRQAWGWEDEHRAMPQVVSITQNTELGTVYTADEIRAICEHAHGKGMKVHLDGARISNAAASLDVPLRTFTNAVGVDVLSYGGTKNGMMAGEAVVVLNPDSVRQMKHIRKMSMQLASKMRFVSVQLEALLAKDLWLRNARHANAMARRLEAGVRATDGVEILYPVQANAVFARLPHEVTRRLQERYRFYFWDEIAGDVRWMCSFDTQEEDVDGFLQALKEELAR, from the coding sequence GTGAGGACCGCGATCAGGAAGTCCCAGGCGAAGACCGACGCCCGCCGGCACCACGACCCGGCGGTGCGCGGCTTCGCCAGCGACAACTACGCCGGGGTGCACCCGGAGATCCTGGCGGCCGTCGCGCTGGCCAACGGGGGCCACCAGGTCTCCTACGGCGACGACGAGTACACGGAGCACCTGCAGCAGATCTTCCGCGGCCACTTCGGCCCGGACGCGCAGACCTACCCGGTCTTCAACGGCACCGGCGCCAACGTGACGGCCCTGCAGGCCCTCACCGACCGCTGGGGCGCGGTGATCTGCGCCGAGTCGGCGCACATCAACGTCGACGAGGGCGGTGCGCCCGAGCGGATGGCCGGGCTCAAGCTGCTCACCGTCCCCACCCCGGACGGCAAGCTCACCCCCGAGCTCATCGACCGGCAGGCCTGGGGCTGGGAGGACGAGCACCGCGCGATGCCGCAGGTCGTCTCGATCACCCAGAACACCGAGCTCGGCACGGTCTACACCGCGGACGAGATCCGGGCGATCTGCGAGCACGCGCACGGCAAGGGCATGAAGGTGCACCTCGACGGCGCCCGGATATCCAACGCCGCGGCCTCGCTCGACGTGCCGCTGCGCACCTTCACGAACGCGGTCGGTGTGGACGTGCTGTCCTACGGCGGCACCAAGAACGGGATGATGGCCGGCGAGGCCGTCGTCGTGCTGAACCCGGACTCCGTCCGGCAGATGAAGCACATCCGCAAGATGTCCATGCAGCTCGCCTCCAAGATGCGCTTCGTGTCGGTGCAGCTCGAAGCGCTCCTCGCGAAGGACCTGTGGCTGCGCAACGCCCGCCACGCCAACGCGATGGCGCGTCGGCTGGAAGCCGGGGTGCGCGCGACCGACGGGGTGGAGATCCTCTACCCGGTGCAGGCGAACGCGGTGTTCGCGCGGCTGCCGCACGAGGTCACGCGGCGGCTGCAGGAGCGCTACCGCTTCTACTTCTGGGACGAGATCGCGGGCGACGTCCGGTGGATGTGCAGCTTCGACACCCAGGAGGAGGACGTGGACGGCTTCCTCCAGGCCCTCAAGGAAGAGCTGGCCCGCTAG
- a CDS encoding LLM class flavin-dependent oxidoreductase, which translates to MKFSVIFEAQLADPTVEREHQVIRDCVEQAVLAEQMGFDRIWAVEHHSLKWYAHMSAPEIFLSFVAARTNTIRIGHGVVCMPFGFNHPVRVAERAAMLDLLSGGRVDLGAGRGGTAQETSLCGVDKDRTTAEVEEALRIIGKAWQEEELEYHGELIDIDPHPILPRPSQTPHPPLFLACSRAETLVQAAELGIGALVMGFAGPESVAGMRAVYDAAIAGRDGGRFVSTVVNDHFAVLCPTIVLDDPREAHRIGVRGQRFFAQSIGHWYGGAGVPDEAVVAGADEEGEMRRAAEQVVARLHELDIPVRPTSTATFNADHAYGSADEAIAYVERLREAGADEVMCLIQMGTVPQEACMETLRQWGEKVIPHFADEPGRSA; encoded by the coding sequence GTGAAGTTCTCCGTCATCTTCGAGGCACAGCTGGCCGACCCGACCGTGGAGCGCGAGCACCAGGTCATCCGTGACTGTGTGGAGCAGGCGGTGCTCGCCGAACAGATGGGATTCGACCGGATCTGGGCCGTCGAGCACCACTCCCTGAAGTGGTACGCCCACATGTCCGCCCCGGAAATCTTTCTGAGCTTCGTCGCGGCCCGGACGAACACCATACGCATCGGACACGGAGTCGTTTGCATGCCCTTCGGCTTCAACCACCCCGTCCGGGTCGCCGAGCGGGCCGCGATGCTCGACCTGCTGTCCGGCGGGCGCGTCGACCTCGGGGCGGGGCGCGGCGGGACCGCGCAGGAGACCTCGCTGTGCGGGGTCGACAAGGACCGCACCACGGCGGAGGTGGAGGAGGCGCTGCGGATCATCGGGAAGGCCTGGCAGGAGGAGGAGCTGGAGTACCACGGGGAACTCATCGACATCGACCCGCACCCGATCCTGCCGCGTCCGAGCCAGACCCCGCACCCGCCGCTGTTCCTCGCGTGCAGCCGGGCCGAGACCCTGGTGCAGGCCGCCGAGCTCGGCATCGGGGCGCTGGTGATGGGATTCGCCGGGCCGGAGTCCGTCGCGGGGATGCGCGCCGTCTACGACGCCGCGATCGCGGGCCGGGACGGCGGCCGCTTCGTCTCCACGGTCGTCAACGACCACTTCGCGGTGCTCTGCCCGACGATCGTGCTCGACGATCCGCGGGAGGCGCACCGGATCGGCGTCCGGGGGCAGCGGTTCTTCGCGCAGTCCATCGGCCACTGGTACGGCGGGGCGGGCGTCCCGGACGAGGCGGTGGTGGCGGGCGCCGACGAGGAGGGGGAGATGCGCAGGGCCGCCGAGCAGGTGGTCGCCCGGCTGCACGAGCTGGACATCCCGGTGCGGCCCACGTCCACGGCCACCTTCAACGCGGACCACGCCTACGGGAGCGCGGACGAGGCGATCGCGTACGTCGAGCGGCTGCGGGAGGCGGGGGCCGACGAGGTCATGTGCCTGATCCAGATGGGGACGGTGCCGCAGGAGGCCTGTATGGAGACCTTGCGGCAGTGGGGCGAGAAGGTCATCCCGCACTTCGCGGACGAGCCGGGCCGCAGCGCGTAG
- a CDS encoding MFS transporter, with translation MRGLGRYLAAALAARFASEGMGMAVVLLALQRTGSAAHGAFVLTAWLAPHVLAAPLAGAAAARSRRPRLFHVGALAGFTTAVAGLAVLLGRAPTPVVLAVAVLGGTCGPMVTGGLSSLVAGLVPAGPARDRAYGWDASTYNGAAVTAPAAVSLVAGFGSAGPAMALLAASGVLAAVLAATLPYGNPGPGAGAPRAGLGAGLAALWRVRELRAVTSATTLAFVGLGALTTTSVLLAASLGSPGGGGVLMTAFALGALTGSLTLGRITAVPPGRLARWAMAATGVALTAAAFAPSLTLTAAAFAAAGVCDGPLLTATLRIRSDYAPAGARTQVFTLGAGLKLTAAAVGAALVGLAAKAPPWTLLLAIAALQLAAALLHALVAARGPVRTGKAGADTGVTTTAPTATAPSAGSATAPAGPRTPGAP, from the coding sequence ATGCGGGGGCTCGGACGGTACCTGGCCGCCGCGCTGGCCGCGCGGTTCGCCTCCGAGGGGATGGGCATGGCGGTGGTGCTGCTCGCCCTGCAGCGCACCGGGAGCGCGGCGCACGGTGCGTTCGTGCTGACCGCCTGGCTGGCTCCGCACGTGCTGGCGGCTCCGCTCGCGGGCGCCGCCGCGGCCCGGTCGCGCCGGCCCCGGCTCTTCCACGTGGGCGCCCTGGCGGGGTTCACCACGGCCGTGGCGGGCCTGGCCGTGCTGCTCGGGCGGGCGCCGACGCCCGTGGTGCTCGCCGTGGCAGTGCTCGGCGGCACCTGCGGGCCGATGGTGACGGGCGGGCTGTCGAGCCTGGTGGCGGGGCTGGTGCCGGCCGGTCCCGCGCGCGACCGGGCGTACGGCTGGGACGCCTCGACCTACAACGGCGCCGCGGTCACCGCCCCGGCGGCCGTGAGCCTGGTCGCGGGCTTCGGCTCGGCCGGACCCGCGATGGCGCTCCTGGCGGCTTCCGGCGTCCTGGCGGCGGTGCTCGCGGCGACCCTTCCGTACGGGAACCCGGGCCCCGGCGCCGGTGCGCCCCGGGCGGGCCTGGGCGCGGGCCTGGCCGCCCTGTGGCGGGTGCGGGAGCTGCGGGCCGTCACCTCGGCCACGACCCTGGCCTTCGTGGGCCTCGGGGCGCTCACCACCACCTCGGTCCTGCTGGCCGCCTCGCTCGGCAGCCCGGGCGGCGGCGGGGTGCTGATGACGGCGTTCGCCCTGGGCGCCCTGACCGGCTCCCTGACGCTGGGCCGGATCACGGCCGTACCGCCCGGCCGGCTGGCCCGCTGGGCCATGGCGGCGACCGGGGTGGCACTGACGGCGGCCGCGTTCGCCCCGTCCCTGACCCTCACGGCCGCGGCGTTCGCGGCCGCCGGGGTGTGCGACGGGCCGCTGCTGACGGCCACCTTGCGGATCCGCTCGGACTACGCGCCCGCCGGGGCGCGGACCCAGGTGTTCACCCTCGGCGCGGGGCTCAAGCTGACGGCCGCGGCGGTCGGCGCCGCCCTCGTGGGGCTCGCCGCGAAGGCACCGCCCTGGACGCTGCTGCTGGCGATCGCGGCCCTGCAGCTGGCCGCCGCGCTGCTGCACGCGCTGGTGGCAGCGCGCGGCCCCGTACGGACCGGGAAGGCCGGGGCGGATACCGGGGTGACGACCACCGCCCCGACCGCTACAGCGCCGTCGGCAGGTTCCGCCACAGCTCCGGCCGGTCCGCGGACTCCTGGAGCGCCTTGA
- a CDS encoding CGNR zinc finger domain-containing protein — MADSGSGFQAARRLVDLAEAVRVAPELPRAELASLLERHGEHPGDLTGQAFTEEDAAALRAAARRMGEVLGEGDEDRAVRALNALFEEYGTRPRLTRHDGHPWHLHVDRGEQAGWDGWFLASGALVLAGLLSEYGRVAWGACAAEGCGGYFLGTGPGSARRFCSSTCATRARVAAHRRRKRAEQAGRADRS, encoded by the coding sequence ATGGCTGATTCCGGGTCGGGATTCCAGGCGGCCCGGCGGCTGGTCGATCTCGCCGAAGCGGTCCGCGTCGCGCCGGAACTTCCCCGCGCCGAGCTCGCGTCGCTGCTCGAACGGCACGGGGAGCACCCCGGAGACCTCACCGGGCAGGCGTTCACCGAGGAGGACGCGGCCGCGCTGCGCGCCGCCGCCCGGCGGATGGGAGAGGTGCTCGGGGAGGGTGACGAGGACCGCGCGGTACGGGCCCTCAACGCGCTGTTCGAGGAGTACGGCACCCGCCCCCGCCTCACCCGGCACGACGGCCACCCCTGGCACCTGCACGTGGACCGGGGGGAGCAGGCCGGCTGGGACGGCTGGTTCCTGGCCTCGGGCGCGCTGGTGCTGGCCGGACTGCTCAGCGAGTACGGACGGGTCGCCTGGGGCGCCTGCGCCGCCGAGGGCTGCGGCGGCTACTTCCTCGGCACCGGGCCCGGCAGTGCCCGCCGCTTCTGCTCCTCCACGTGCGCCACGCGGGCCCGGGTCGCCGCGCACCGGCGCCGCAAGCGCGCGGAGCAGGCCGGGCGGGCCGATCGGTCTTAG
- a CDS encoding glycerophosphodiester phosphodiesterase family protein encodes MTFLTIGHRGVMGVEPENTLRSFVRAERSGMDVVALDLRLSKDGALVVLHDAEVDRTTDGSGAVADLTLAELRGLDAGDGQQVPLLEEVLDAVRAPLRVQVHDLSAVGAFSELLLRRDLTGRVEVASFSDEVLAEAARLVPGVRTVLYANQGTADAEAAVARAVAAGAETIALNIQHLTLHTVEAAHAAGLLVTGWTVNSLERLRLARALELDGVLTDFPEIRSTGRFTA; translated from the coding sequence TTGACTTTCCTCACCATCGGTCACCGCGGGGTCATGGGTGTCGAACCCGAGAACACCTTGCGGTCGTTCGTCCGCGCGGAGCGTTCCGGCATGGACGTCGTCGCCCTGGACCTGCGGCTCAGCAAGGACGGCGCCCTCGTCGTCCTGCACGATGCCGAGGTCGACCGAACCACAGACGGCTCCGGAGCCGTCGCCGACCTGACCCTGGCCGAACTGCGCGGGCTGGACGCCGGGGACGGCCAGCAGGTGCCGCTCCTGGAGGAGGTCCTGGACGCGGTCCGGGCCCCGCTCCGCGTGCAGGTCCACGACCTCTCCGCCGTCGGGGCGTTCTCGGAGCTGCTGCTGCGCCGCGATCTGACCGGGCGGGTGGAGGTGGCCTCCTTCAGCGACGAGGTGCTCGCGGAGGCGGCCCGGCTGGTGCCGGGCGTCCGCACCGTGCTCTACGCGAACCAGGGCACGGCGGACGCCGAAGCGGCCGTCGCCCGGGCCGTCGCCGCGGGCGCGGAAACGATCGCCCTGAACATCCAGCACCTCACCCTGCACACCGTGGAGGCGGCGCACGCGGCCGGGCTGCTCGTGACGGGCTGGACGGTCAACTCGCTGGAGCGGCTGCGCCTCGCGCGGGCCCTCGAACTCGACGGCGTGCTCACCGACTTCCCGGAGATCCGCTCCACGGGCCGGTTCACCGCCTGA
- a CDS encoding DUF6421 family protein, which produces MTETLVPGIGGAVITAGGRVVDHPAWPELKAAVEEIRSWQSADGSIDFESQGAHARTAAPTVVERVIAAVEALSPLLPHGRTYHQALVADLRKWADGGFGVPDFLDSLLAFHPAAHRADGLQHLVVFPMYTQNGNPDRNLEAVVLKMVWPEWLAELERTRYDNPLFLGITLEDFTPGYDTHSAVLFPETIAVREAPERFTWGGIFCDREAARYRKVTEAAVDILGIELPEDIARMVEDQERCEKAFVLWDMVHDRTHSHGDLPFDPFMIKQRQPFWMYGLEELRCDLTAFKEAVKLESEGNEHGRDVQYAVLFDRMFRFPVSGDRNRNYDGLGGQLLFAYLHKHDVVRWTDNKLKIDWMRAPQVTNQLCAEIEDLYRAGIDRPKLVHWFKAYELVATYLAPHPGSKWAKGPDALDLTQPPRKLVDDVLPDEFPLSMFYEALAKKLKGVIASTKGITAPKSDDAPRVAA; this is translated from the coding sequence ATGACGGAAACTCTTGTGCCGGGTATCGGCGGTGCCGTGATAACCGCCGGTGGACGGGTGGTGGACCACCCGGCGTGGCCCGAGCTCAAGGCCGCCGTGGAGGAGATCCGGTCCTGGCAGTCGGCCGACGGCTCCATCGACTTCGAGTCCCAGGGCGCGCACGCCCGCACCGCCGCCCCGACCGTGGTCGAGCGCGTGATCGCGGCCGTCGAGGCGCTGTCGCCGCTGCTGCCGCACGGGCGGACGTACCACCAGGCCCTCGTCGCCGACCTGCGCAAGTGGGCCGACGGCGGCTTCGGAGTGCCGGACTTCCTCGACTCCCTGCTGGCCTTCCACCCGGCGGCCCACCGTGCCGACGGGCTCCAGCACCTCGTGGTCTTCCCGATGTACACCCAGAACGGCAACCCGGACCGCAACCTCGAGGCCGTCGTGCTGAAGATGGTGTGGCCCGAGTGGCTCGCCGAGCTGGAGCGCACCCGGTACGACAACCCGCTCTTCCTCGGCATCACCCTGGAGGACTTCACCCCGGGCTACGACACGCACTCCGCCGTGCTCTTCCCCGAGACCATCGCCGTGCGCGAGGCCCCGGAGCGCTTCACCTGGGGCGGGATCTTCTGCGACCGCGAGGCCGCCCGCTACCGCAAGGTCACCGAGGCCGCCGTCGACATCCTCGGCATCGAGCTGCCCGAGGACATCGCCCGCATGGTCGAGGACCAGGAGCGCTGCGAGAAGGCCTTCGTCCTGTGGGACATGGTCCACGACCGCACCCACAGCCACGGCGACCTGCCCTTCGACCCCTTCATGATCAAGCAGCGCCAGCCGTTCTGGATGTACGGCCTCGAAGAGCTGCGCTGCGACCTCACCGCCTTCAAGGAGGCCGTGAAGCTGGAGTCCGAGGGCAACGAGCACGGCCGTGACGTGCAGTACGCCGTCCTCTTCGACCGGATGTTCCGCTTCCCGGTGTCCGGCGACCGCAACCGCAACTACGACGGCCTCGGCGGCCAGCTCCTCTTCGCGTACCTCCACAAGCACGACGTGGTGCGCTGGACGGACAACAAGCTGAAGATCGACTGGATGCGGGCCCCGCAGGTCACCAACCAGCTGTGCGCCGAGATCGAGGACCTCTACCGGGCCGGGATCGACCGCCCGAAGCTCGTCCACTGGTTCAAGGCCTACGAGCTGGTCGCCACCTACCTCGCCCCGCACCCGGGATCCAAGTGGGCCAAGGGCCCCGACGCCCTGGACCTGACGCAGCCTCCGCGCAAGCTCGTGGACGACGTGCTTCCGGACGAGTTTCCGCTCAGCATGTTCTATGAGGCGCTCGCCAAGAAGCTCAAGGGAGTGATCGCCTCGACGAAGGGCATCACCGCCCCGAAGTCCGACGACGCACCGCGAGTGGCCGCGTGA
- a CDS encoding PadR family transcriptional regulator translates to MTSSQTSKKQDLPPTAWAVLGLLSFPGERTGYELKKWADSSLRFFYWSPAISQIYAELRRLEELGYAASVRSGPEEVRAKRRYAITGAGREALAGWASDTAEAGPPVLKHGLLLRVWLGHLAEPERLRAMVGEHLERTTEELAAVREAMEHAAAEPDWAFPTLALRWSERQHLAELELARALLADLEGLADPAPGGPAPGSGPERQGDGGAPTPG, encoded by the coding sequence ATGACTAGTAGTCAGACCTCGAAGAAGCAAGACCTTCCACCGACCGCGTGGGCCGTCCTCGGCCTCCTCTCCTTCCCCGGGGAGCGGACGGGCTACGAGCTGAAGAAGTGGGCCGACTCCTCCCTGCGCTTCTTCTACTGGTCCCCGGCCATCAGCCAGATCTACGCCGAACTGCGCCGCCTGGAGGAACTCGGCTACGCGGCCTCCGTGCGCTCGGGGCCCGAGGAGGTACGGGCCAAGCGGCGCTACGCCATCACCGGCGCCGGGCGCGAGGCGCTGGCCGGCTGGGCCTCCGACACCGCCGAGGCCGGCCCCCCGGTGCTCAAGCACGGGCTGCTGCTGCGGGTCTGGCTCGGGCACCTGGCCGAGCCCGAGCGGCTGCGCGCGATGGTCGGGGAGCACCTGGAGCGGACCACGGAGGAGCTGGCGGCCGTACGGGAGGCCATGGAGCACGCGGCCGCCGAGCCGGACTGGGCGTTCCCGACCCTCGCCCTGCGCTGGAGCGAACGCCAGCACCTGGCCGAACTGGAGCTGGCCCGGGCGCTCTTGGCGGACCTGGAGGGCCTGGCGGACCCCGCACCGGGCGGGCCGGCGCCGGGGTCCGGGCCGGAGCGTCAAGGCGATGGGGGCGCGCCCACGCCCGGGTGA
- a CDS encoding SDR family oxidoreductase, giving the protein MNGSGNGNGKLHGAVVAVAGAGGPAGRATLLRLAEAGAVVVASDADPARLAEAVDAARYAHGGATITGDTVDLLDLAATKAWAEQTEKEYGRLDGLVHLVGGWRGSTTFTDTDLADWDFLEKLLIRTVQHTSLAFHDGLLRSDRGRYVLVSQSGAHKPVANNAAYNAGKAAAEAWTLAMADSFRKAGGEDGPGAAAAILVIKALVHDAMRAERPTAKFAGFTDVKELAEAIAGVWERPAPDVNGQRLWLTPQP; this is encoded by the coding sequence ATGAACGGCTCCGGGAACGGCAACGGAAAGCTCCATGGAGCGGTGGTCGCGGTGGCCGGGGCCGGCGGGCCCGCCGGCCGCGCCACCCTGCTCCGCCTCGCCGAGGCGGGTGCGGTGGTCGTGGCGTCCGACGCGGATCCGGCGCGCCTCGCCGAGGCCGTGGACGCCGCGCGCTACGCCCACGGCGGCGCCACCATCACCGGCGACACCGTGGACCTGCTCGACCTGGCCGCCACCAAGGCCTGGGCCGAGCAGACCGAGAAGGAGTACGGCCGCCTCGACGGCCTCGTCCACCTCGTCGGCGGCTGGCGCGGCAGCACCACCTTCACCGACACCGACCTCGCGGACTGGGACTTCCTGGAGAAGCTCCTCATCCGCACCGTCCAGCACACCTCGCTCGCCTTCCACGACGGACTGCTGCGCAGCGACCGCGGCCGCTACGTCCTGGTGAGCCAGTCCGGTGCGCACAAGCCGGTCGCCAACAACGCCGCGTACAACGCGGGCAAGGCGGCCGCCGAAGCGTGGACCCTGGCGATGGCCGACTCCTTCCGCAAGGCGGGGGGCGAGGACGGCCCGGGGGCCGCGGCTGCGATCCTGGTCATCAAGGCACTGGTGCACGACGCGATGCGCGCCGAGCGTCCCACTGCGAAGTTCGCGGGCTTCACCGACGTCAAGGAGCTGGCCGAGGCCATCGCCGGCGTATGGGAGCGGCCCGCACCCGATGTGAACGGACAGCGTCTGTGGCTCACTCCCCAACCGTGA